A DNA window from Candidatus Deferrimicrobiaceae bacterium contains the following coding sequences:
- a CDS encoding type IV pilus twitching motility protein PilT yields the protein MELNEILNAAAKYGASDVHIKVGRPPTLRINGKLVPLKTPEPLGSRHIEEMLGLILGPLQRERFDHSHEIDCAYSVPGLGRFRVNVFRQRGTVGMVLRLIPTGVKSFDDLHLPKVMEKIALENRGLVLCTGTTGSGKSTTLASMVEFVNQNRSCHIMTIEDPIEFLLRDGKSIINQRELGVDTMSYAAALKAALRQDPDVILVGEMRDLETIETALTAAETGHLVFSTLHTLDAGETIHRVVSAFPPFQQKQVRLQLASVLKAVISQRLVPKADGQGRVPAVEILINTARVREYIEDKDKTRKIREAISQGFVSYSMQTFDQSLMGLLKEGLITLDEALRQASNPDDFSLRMSGVSSTSDLTWDDFDRKEEPKK from the coding sequence GTGGAACTGAACGAGATCCTCAACGCGGCCGCGAAATACGGCGCGTCCGACGTCCACATCAAGGTCGGGCGCCCGCCGACGCTGCGCATCAACGGAAAGCTGGTCCCGCTCAAGACGCCCGAACCGCTCGGCAGCCGGCACATCGAAGAGATGCTCGGGCTCATCCTCGGGCCCTTGCAACGGGAGCGTTTCGACCACTCGCACGAGATCGACTGCGCCTACAGCGTCCCCGGGCTCGGCCGCTTCCGGGTCAACGTCTTCCGCCAACGCGGTACGGTCGGCATGGTCCTGCGGCTTATCCCCACCGGCGTCAAGTCGTTCGACGACCTTCATCTGCCCAAGGTGATGGAAAAGATCGCCCTCGAAAATCGCGGGCTGGTCCTGTGCACCGGCACCACCGGCTCGGGCAAGTCGACCACGCTCGCGTCGATGGTCGAATTCGTCAACCAGAACCGCTCCTGCCACATCATGACCATCGAAGACCCGATCGAGTTCCTGCTTCGAGACGGCAAGTCCATCATCAACCAGCGCGAGCTCGGGGTCGACACCATGTCCTACGCGGCGGCGCTCAAGGCGGCGCTGCGGCAAGACCCCGACGTCATCCTCGTCGGCGAGATGCGCGACCTCGAAACGATCGAAACTGCCCTCACCGCGGCCGAGACCGGGCACCTCGTCTTCTCCACCCTGCACACGCTCGACGCGGGCGAAACCATCCACCGCGTCGTGTCCGCCTTCCCGCCGTTCCAGCAGAAGCAGGTCCGGCTGCAGCTCGCCTCGGTTCTCAAGGCGGTCATCTCGCAACGGCTCGTGCCCAAGGCCGACGGGCAGGGGCGCGTCCCCGCCGTCGAGATCCTCATCAACACGGCGCGCGTCCGCGAATACATCGAAGACAAGGACAAGACCCGCAAGATCCGCGAGGCGATCTCGCAGGGGTTCGTCAGCTACAGCATGCAGACCTTCGACCAGTCGCTGATGGGGCTGCTCAAGGAAGGGCTCATCACGCTTGACGAGGCGCTGCGGCAGGCGTCCAACCCCGACGACTTCTCGTTGCGCATGAGCGGCGTCTCTTCCACGTCCGACCTCACGTGGGACGATTTTGACCGCAAGGAAGAGCCGAAGAAGTAG
- the mltG gene encoding endolytic transglycosylase MltG, whose amino-acid sequence MKRTLKNRLGWALAGLAAVLGLLAYQILTPPSRVGWTPRVVVIPKGSNSAAAVRLLASSGVMRHPTAFRLLVLATRTGRKLHFGEYTFDTPLAPIDVWRKLVGGDVTKYTVTIPPGSNLYDIAALLASKGLVTEEAFLDAAHDRMLLARLGIDTASAEGFLFPETYQLVKEQTPEEILEIFNRQFRKRFTDEMAAAARKQGFSVAQILTIASIIEKETAAPQEKPLVSAIIRRRLALGMPLQMDPTVIYGLRLFGKDITKKALQTTSPYNTYTTTGLPPGPIANPGMEAIEAALNPAKADYLYFVARADGTHAFSRTLEEHNRAVARYRAVERTRE is encoded by the coding sequence ATGAAGCGAACCCTCAAGAACCGGCTCGGCTGGGCGCTGGCGGGGCTGGCGGCCGTCCTGGGCCTCCTCGCATACCAGATCCTCACGCCGCCGTCGCGTGTCGGCTGGACGCCGCGCGTCGTGGTCATCCCCAAGGGCAGCAACTCGGCCGCCGCGGTCCGCCTGCTGGCGAGTTCCGGCGTCATGCGCCACCCGACCGCCTTCCGGCTGCTGGTGCTGGCCACCCGGACCGGGCGGAAGCTGCACTTCGGGGAATACACGTTCGATACGCCCCTCGCCCCGATCGACGTCTGGCGCAAGCTGGTCGGCGGCGACGTCACGAAGTATACGGTCACAATCCCGCCGGGCTCCAACCTTTACGACATCGCAGCCCTTTTGGCCTCGAAGGGACTCGTGACGGAGGAGGCGTTCCTCGACGCCGCGCACGACCGGATGCTGCTGGCCCGGCTGGGGATCGACACCGCGTCGGCGGAGGGGTTCCTGTTCCCGGAGACGTACCAGCTCGTCAAGGAACAGACGCCCGAGGAGATTCTCGAGATATTCAACCGGCAGTTCCGGAAGCGGTTCACCGACGAGATGGCGGCGGCGGCCCGCAAGCAGGGGTTCAGCGTCGCGCAGATCCTCACCATCGCGTCGATCATCGAGAAGGAGACGGCCGCGCCGCAGGAAAAGCCGCTCGTGTCGGCGATCATCCGCCGGCGGCTGGCGCTGGGAATGCCGCTCCAGATGGATCCGACGGTGATCTATGGGCTGAGGCTGTTCGGGAAGGACATCACGAAGAAGGCGCTGCAGACGACGTCGCCCTATAACACGTACACCACGACCGGGCTGCCGCCCGGCCCCATCGCCAACCCGGGGATGGAGGCCATCGAGGCCGCCCTCAACCCCGCCAAGGCCGACTACCTGTATTTCGTGGCGCGCGCCGACGGCACGCACGCCTTTTCGAGAACCCTCGAGGAGCACAACCGGGCCGTGGCCCGGTATCGGGCAGTGGAGCGCACCCGGGAATAG
- the thpR gene encoding RNA 2',3'-cyclic phosphodiesterase codes for MRVFVAVGLPDAVRREIVSAVGPLRKFRPPVAWVSEENLHLTLKFMGEVDPARLPAVRDALDRVVSPFATFSLESGGAGAFPSTRAPRILWAGFREPLELAGALQDNIEAALSEAGFPREPKAFHPHVTIGRVRGAVAPGWGDAFAASLAGRRFGAVPVAAVRLVESLLSPAGAHYRTIADFPLSG; via the coding sequence GTGAGGGTTTTCGTCGCCGTCGGGCTGCCCGACGCGGTCCGGCGGGAGATCGTCTCGGCGGTCGGGCCGCTCCGGAAATTTCGTCCCCCCGTCGCGTGGGTTTCCGAGGAAAACCTCCACCTCACGCTGAAATTCATGGGGGAGGTCGACCCCGCGCGGCTTCCCGCGGTCCGGGACGCGCTCGACCGGGTTGTCTCCCCGTTTGCGACATTCTCGCTGGAGAGTGGGGGTGCCGGCGCCTTTCCGTCGACGCGCGCCCCCCGCATCCTCTGGGCCGGGTTCCGGGAACCGCTTGAATTGGCCGGGGCATTGCAAGACAATATCGAGGCAGCCCTTTCCGAGGCGGGCTTCCCGCGCGAACCGAAAGCGTTCCACCCCCACGTCACGATCGGCCGCGTCCGGGGCGCGGTCGCACCGGGGTGGGGCGACGCCTTCGCGGCCTCCCTCGCGGGGCGCCGGTTCGGCGCCGTCCCGGTGGCGGCCGTCCGCCTCGTCGAAAGCCTGCTCTCCCCCGCGGGAGCCCACTATCGCACGATCGCCGACTTCCCCCTTTCGGGCTGA
- a CDS encoding HD domain-containing phosphohydrolase, with amino-acid sequence MERKKQEQAVTQIIKLMGVSLKNRGLYPSSHPLVRTPVEQCLALIHPFFDHENELALAISDGTLVLEGVPIFTLTSSLEFLMTRLGRIGVPALIFMRGLDLPDIDQFIRFLHETKAEGMLADEIRDRLLALGIRHIRVMQAEPEADDDHAVAKTIYANAIAVVASVLGEIRSGRIPSGAETVKVVSDMGSMLTRNRDALLALTLIKNFDEYTFNHSVNVSVLALTLADQMEIGDEAMVEVGVAGLLHDIGKTQLALDLIRKPGTLTADEFEEIKKHPDEGFLLTGKMSDIPTTATYMVREHHMHYDRSGYPRTGPGYRLYQHSAIISVADCYDALTTMRCYQAPRTPSGALQLMEGEAGKAHHPGVVAQLRKAMGDFPVGTMVRLNTMEVGVVTGTAEGLRAPSRVAILFERDGKPMLRPEEVDIDLGYGGPGAGRMVMLAVNPMLFPYAAASTYLNAAAS; translated from the coding sequence ATGGAGCGCAAGAAACAGGAGCAGGCGGTCACCCAGATCATCAAGCTCATGGGCGTCTCCCTGAAAAACCGGGGGCTCTACCCTTCCTCCCACCCGCTCGTCCGGACACCCGTCGAGCAGTGCCTCGCGCTGATCCACCCCTTTTTCGACCATGAGAACGAACTGGCGCTGGCCATCTCCGACGGGACGCTCGTGCTCGAGGGGGTGCCGATCTTCACGCTCACGTCCTCGCTCGAATTCCTGATGACCCGGCTCGGGCGGATCGGGGTTCCCGCCCTGATCTTCATGCGGGGGCTCGATCTTCCCGACATCGACCAGTTCATCCGGTTCCTGCATGAAACCAAGGCCGAGGGAATGCTGGCCGACGAGATCCGCGACCGGCTGCTGGCCCTGGGCATCCGGCACATCCGGGTGATGCAGGCCGAACCGGAAGCCGACGACGACCACGCGGTCGCCAAGACCATCTATGCCAACGCGATTGCGGTCGTCGCCTCCGTCCTGGGAGAGATCCGGAGCGGGCGCATCCCGTCGGGCGCCGAGACGGTCAAGGTGGTTTCCGACATGGGCAGCATGCTGACGCGCAACCGGGACGCCCTGCTCGCCCTTACGCTCATCAAGAACTTCGACGAGTACACGTTCAACCATTCGGTCAACGTCTCGGTGCTGGCATTGACGCTCGCGGACCAGATGGAGATCGGCGACGAGGCGATGGTCGAGGTGGGCGTGGCCGGACTGCTGCACGACATCGGGAAGACGCAGCTCGCCCTCGACCTCATCCGGAAACCGGGCACGTTGACCGCCGACGAATTCGAGGAGATCAAGAAGCACCCCGATGAGGGATTCCTCCTCACGGGGAAGATGTCCGACATCCCGACGACGGCCACGTACATGGTGCGCGAGCATCACATGCACTACGACCGGTCGGGCTACCCGAGGACCGGTCCCGGCTACCGGCTCTACCAGCACAGCGCCATCATCTCGGTCGCCGACTGCTACGACGCGCTGACCACCATGCGCTGCTACCAGGCGCCGCGCACGCCTTCGGGCGCCCTCCAGCTCATGGAGGGCGAGGCGGGCAAGGCGCACCATCCGGGCGTGGTCGCGCAGCTCCGCAAGGCGATGGGCGATTTCCCCGTGGGCACGATGGTCCGGCTCAACACGATGGAGGTGGGCGTCGTGACGGGGACGGCCGAGGGGTTGCGGGCGCCGAGCCGCGTGGCGATTCTGTTCGAACGGGACGGCAAACCGATGCTCCGGCCCGAAGAGGTCGACATCGACCTGGGCTACGGAGGGCCCGGCGCCGGGCGGATGGTCATGCTGGCGGTCAATCCGATGCTGTTTCCCTACGCGGCCGCCAGTACCTACCTCAACGCGGCGGCGAGCTAG
- the recA gene encoding recombinase RecA encodes MAIDPNRRKALDMALSAIEKNYGKGAIMRLGSDEPVKDVQVIPTGAISLDIALGTGGVPRGRVIEIYGPESSGKTTLALHIAAQAQKLGGVVAFVDAEHALDLSYARKLGLNTEDLLISQPDNGEQALEIADMLVRSGAVDVLIVDSVAALVPKAEIEGEMGDSHMGLQARLMSQALRKLTGTISKSMTSVIFINQIRMKIGVMFGNPETTTGGNALKFYATVRMDIRRIAQIKKDDAVIGGRTRVKVVKNKLAPPFREAEFDILYGEGISREGDIIDIGVEKGFVEKSGAWYSVNGERIGQGRENARVFLKEHPEMTDELGRKILAGFGIGATATTPEEKA; translated from the coding sequence ATGGCAATCGACCCCAACCGCCGCAAGGCGCTCGACATGGCGCTTTCCGCGATCGAAAAGAACTACGGCAAGGGCGCCATCATGCGCCTCGGCAGCGACGAGCCGGTCAAGGATGTCCAGGTCATCCCCACGGGCGCCATCTCGCTCGACATCGCCCTGGGCACCGGCGGCGTGCCGCGCGGCCGCGTCATCGAGATCTACGGGCCCGAGTCCTCCGGCAAGACGACGCTCGCGCTCCATATCGCGGCGCAGGCCCAGAAGCTGGGCGGCGTGGTCGCCTTCGTCGACGCCGAGCACGCGCTCGACCTCTCCTACGCCCGCAAGCTCGGCCTCAACACCGAAGACCTGCTCATCTCCCAGCCCGACAACGGCGAGCAGGCGCTCGAGATCGCCGACATGCTGGTCCGCAGCGGCGCCGTCGACGTCCTGATCGTCGACTCGGTCGCGGCGCTCGTCCCCAAGGCCGAGATCGAGGGCGAGATGGGCGACTCCCACATGGGGCTGCAGGCCCGCCTCATGTCGCAGGCGCTCCGCAAGCTCACCGGCACCATCTCCAAGTCCATGACCTCGGTCATCTTCATCAACCAGATCCGCATGAAGATCGGCGTCATGTTCGGCAACCCCGAGACCACCACGGGCGGCAATGCGCTCAAGTTCTACGCCACCGTCCGGATGGACATCCGACGCATCGCCCAGATCAAGAAAGACGACGCGGTCATCGGCGGCCGCACTCGGGTCAAGGTGGTCAAGAACAAGCTGGCCCCCCCGTTCCGCGAGGCCGAGTTCGACATCCTCTATGGCGAGGGCATATCCCGCGAGGGCGATATCATCGACATCGGCGTCGAGAAGGGGTTCGTCGAGAAAAGCGGCGCATGGTACTCTGTCAACGGCGAACGGATCGGGCAGGGGCGCGAAAACGCCCGTGTTTTCCTCAAGGAACACCCCGAGATGACCGACGAGCTGGGACGCAAGATCCTGGCCGGCTTCGGCATCGGGGCGACCGCCACAACTCCCGAGGAGAAGGCTTAA
- a CDS encoding HEAT repeat domain-containing protein, which translates to MAQVDQIEEALQRLMGDVSPEVREAASEAFDAVRARRSVAGLLQELRTGSVEARIRAVYSGGQIGGQEGLGLLMAALDDADAEVRAVAARELSVFPAVPVLKAIVERLPKERGIVLGNLIETLGRSRRKELAPVVERYLADPDPFVKGKALVAYARTADAPWPRLVQAAVDGNDTVRAAAAQALGEWSEIAAAR; encoded by the coding sequence ATGGCCCAGGTCGACCAGATCGAGGAAGCGTTGCAGCGGTTGATGGGGGATGTCTCCCCGGAGGTCCGGGAGGCCGCCTCGGAGGCCTTCGACGCGGTCCGTGCGCGCCGGTCGGTCGCGGGGCTGCTCCAGGAGCTGCGCACCGGATCGGTCGAGGCGCGCATCCGCGCCGTCTATTCCGGGGGGCAGATCGGCGGGCAGGAGGGGCTCGGGTTGCTGATGGCCGCCCTCGACGATGCGGATGCCGAAGTCCGGGCGGTGGCCGCCCGCGAGTTGTCGGTTTTCCCGGCCGTCCCCGTCCTCAAGGCGATCGTCGAGCGGTTGCCGAAGGAGCGCGGCATCGTGCTCGGCAACCTGATCGAGACGCTGGGCCGCTCGCGCCGGAAGGAGCTCGCGCCCGTGGTCGAGCGGTACCTGGCCGATCCGGACCCCTTCGTGAAGGGAAAGGCGCTCGTTGCGTACGCCCGAACCGCCGACGCGCCGTGGCCCCGGCTGGTGCAGGCGGCCGTGGACGGCAACGATACGGTGCGGGCCGCCGCCGCCCAGGCACTCGGGGAATGGAGCGAAATCGCCGCTGCCCGGTAA
- a CDS encoding TraR/DksA family transcriptional regulator, with amino-acid sequence MKTIKDMLTKMRENLVLEIARRSKATTEGPQQDIGDIIDSVSEERTRELDMILTDREKKKLSQLDEALERIEDGTYGLCEECDVKIPKPRLKVMPFAKFCVECQEKMEREEKYLREEPDDALRKAPAVGEGEE; translated from the coding sequence ATGAAGACGATCAAGGACATGCTTACGAAAATGCGGGAGAACCTGGTCCTCGAAATCGCCCGGCGCTCCAAGGCAACGACCGAAGGGCCGCAGCAGGACATCGGCGACATCATCGATTCCGTGTCCGAAGAGCGTACGCGCGAGCTCGACATGATCCTGACCGACCGCGAAAAGAAGAAGCTCAGCCAGCTCGACGAGGCGCTCGAGCGGATCGAGGACGGCACCTACGGCCTGTGCGAGGAGTGCGACGTCAAGATCCCCAAGCCCCGCCTCAAGGTCATGCCGTTCGCGAAATTTTGCGTCGAATGCCAGGAAAAGATGGAGCGCGAAGAGAAATACCTGCGCGAAGAGCCCGACGATGCGCTGCGCAAGGCGCCGGCGGTGGGCGAGGGCGAAGAGTAG
- a CDS encoding CinA family protein, giving the protein MEGFGALAATLGTRLKASGLRLAVAESCTGGLLAAAVTAVPGSSDYFLGGVVAYHNDAKTALLGVPGPMIASDGAVSASVAVAMAEGALLCFGADVAVGVTGIAGPGGGMPDKPVGTVWVAVSAPGVCIPHRLALPGDREQVRAAAVRESLRLLIAALGAGP; this is encoded by the coding sequence ATGGAGGGATTCGGAGCCCTGGCGGCGACGCTGGGAACGCGGCTGAAGGCGTCCGGCCTGCGGCTCGCCGTGGCCGAGTCGTGTACGGGCGGCCTCCTGGCCGCCGCGGTCACCGCGGTTCCCGGCAGCTCGGACTATTTCCTCGGCGGAGTGGTGGCGTACCACAATGATGCGAAGACGGCGCTGCTCGGCGTCCCCGGGCCGATGATCGCGTCCGATGGGGCGGTCAGCGCCTCCGTGGCCGTGGCGATGGCCGAGGGGGCGCTTTTGTGCTTCGGCGCCGATGTGGCGGTGGGCGTCACCGGCATCGCGGGACCGGGCGGCGGGATGCCGGACAAGCCGGTGGGAACCGTGTGGGTGGCCGTCTCCGCCCCCGGGGTCTGCATCCCGCACCGGCTGGCGCTTCCGGGCGACCGGGAGCAGGTCCGGGCGGCAGCCGTCCGCGAATCGCTCCGGTTGTTGATCGCCGCGCTCGGTGCCGGGCCGTGA
- the ruvX gene encoding Holliday junction resolvase RuvX, with amino-acid sequence MGDIKGRLLGFDYGSKRIGVALSDPLGITAQPQPAIRREGDRKDVALIAEMAGRLEVSGFVFGLPLHEDGNEGKMAGMVRRFADKLHEATGLPVEMWDERFTTAQAERTLIDAGVRREKRREVRDSMSAVFILQGVLDLRNRR; translated from the coding sequence TTGGGCGACATCAAGGGACGGCTTCTCGGCTTCGACTACGGCAGCAAGCGGATCGGCGTGGCGCTGTCGGACCCGCTCGGCATCACGGCACAGCCGCAGCCGGCGATCCGGCGGGAAGGCGACCGAAAGGACGTCGCGTTGATCGCCGAGATGGCCGGGCGCCTCGAAGTCTCCGGCTTCGTCTTCGGGCTGCCGCTGCACGAGGACGGCAACGAGGGAAAGATGGCCGGGATGGTGCGCCGGTTCGCGGACAAGCTGCACGAGGCGACCGGGCTGCCGGTCGAGATGTGGGACGAGCGCTTCACGACTGCGCAGGCCGAACGCACGCTGATCGACGCGGGCGTCCGCCGCGAGAAACGCCGGGAAGTCCGCGACAGCATGTCGGCCGTCTTCATCCTCCAGGGCGTCCTCGACCTCCGTAACCGCCGATGA
- a CDS encoding regulatory protein RecX gives MAVALGMLSRRAVSEGELLRRLSEKGFSAAEAEAVVSRLRELGLADDRKLCEGLVRVYRESRRYGRAKILMALRRRLIPADLIDDVVRVLSGGDEELDAASAALSKKFREGIPPGREGISKAYRFLASRGFSLETCRRALGKKLTENDDDDEGDA, from the coding sequence ATGGCCGTCGCGCTGGGCATGCTGTCGCGCCGTGCGGTCAGCGAGGGCGAGCTGCTCCGGCGCCTCTCCGAAAAGGGCTTCTCCGCCGCCGAGGCCGAGGCCGTGGTCTCCCGCCTTCGCGAGCTGGGGCTGGCCGACGACCGCAAGTTGTGCGAGGGGCTCGTGCGGGTCTACCGCGAGTCGCGCCGGTACGGTCGCGCCAAGATCTTGATGGCGCTCCGCCGGCGGCTCATCCCGGCCGACCTCATCGACGACGTGGTCCGGGTCCTGTCCGGCGGCGATGAAGAGCTCGACGCCGCCTCGGCGGCGCTGTCCAAGAAATTCCGCGAGGGGATCCCGCCGGGCCGGGAGGGGATCTCCAAGGCTTACCGGTTCCTGGCCTCACGCGGTTTTTCCCTCGAGACGTGCCGCAGGGCGCTCGGGAAAAAATTGACCGAAAACGACGACGACGACGAAGGAGACGCATAG
- a CDS encoding HEAT repeat domain-containing protein has product MNGEPEGGHIFRVTLALAELAKGLKAVTFYPSGHPSLVQLMSRIVSLFEGIPLPDAGLEIGVTKNALLFEIRPIPNPNKTLVDLNRDLYLRRVSKLIFLPGMKEEEMFAFLSVLGRDPETIQDAGGLEKLLPRENVARIWVNRVDYENMTELLKKQQGDEELPEEARARSILNSLFNVDSVAPEPETLDGLLDRLSKESSPSAYRTHIVALSRMISEDRTGRKIEYTTRAFSLFLRHIDLPPGGSAEIAELAGRGIKEMATDEMVSHYLFALRDKSRGDRQEVERILALFQERSVRPLIDALAVEEDLLVRKGIVEIITRIGRQAVPVILENLADAQWYTVRNMLTILGNLGMPDLAPQVAATLSHPDARVKKEAIKALSRLDHPFSVSALGELCFHAEESVALTAVAALSAKKEPEAVLALYRRAVRKSMFYPNYRFAQEAIDSLRAIGTDEAITALDEIIRMKVLWHSRRFREMKLHALRAIAKVGSNRAKEVLRSYLTDEDEMLRTESKRSLRRFEP; this is encoded by the coding sequence ATGAACGGCGAACCGGAAGGCGGACACATCTTCAGGGTCACGCTCGCGCTCGCCGAGCTGGCCAAGGGCCTCAAGGCCGTCACGTTCTACCCCTCCGGGCACCCGTCGCTGGTCCAGCTCATGAGCCGGATCGTCTCCCTGTTCGAGGGGATCCCGCTCCCCGATGCCGGGCTCGAGATCGGCGTCACGAAAAACGCCCTCCTTTTTGAGATACGCCCCATTCCCAACCCCAACAAGACGCTGGTCGATCTCAATCGGGACCTCTACCTTCGCCGCGTCAGCAAGCTCATCTTCCTGCCCGGGATGAAAGAGGAAGAGATGTTCGCCTTCCTGAGCGTCCTCGGGCGGGATCCTGAGACCATCCAGGACGCGGGCGGCCTCGAAAAACTGCTGCCCCGGGAGAACGTCGCCCGCATCTGGGTCAACCGGGTCGACTACGAGAACATGACCGAGCTGCTCAAGAAGCAGCAGGGCGACGAGGAGCTGCCCGAGGAGGCCCGCGCGCGATCGATCCTCAACTCCCTGTTCAACGTCGACAGCGTCGCGCCCGAGCCGGAGACTCTCGACGGCCTGCTCGACCGGCTGTCGAAGGAATCCAGCCCGTCCGCGTATCGCACCCACATCGTGGCGCTCAGCCGGATGATCTCCGAGGACCGGACCGGCCGGAAGATCGAATACACCACGCGCGCCTTCAGCCTTTTCCTGCGCCACATCGACCTGCCGCCGGGCGGAAGCGCCGAGATCGCCGAGCTGGCCGGCCGCGGCATCAAGGAGATGGCGACCGACGAGATGGTCTCCCACTACCTGTTCGCGTTGCGCGACAAATCCCGGGGCGACCGGCAGGAAGTCGAGCGCATCCTCGCCCTGTTCCAGGAGCGGTCGGTCCGCCCGTTGATCGACGCCCTCGCGGTCGAGGAAGACCTGCTGGTCCGCAAGGGCATCGTCGAGATCATCACCCGGATCGGGCGCCAGGCCGTTCCCGTGATCCTCGAAAACCTGGCCGATGCCCAATGGTATACCGTCCGCAACATGCTCACCATCCTGGGCAACCTGGGGATGCCCGATCTCGCCCCCCAGGTCGCCGCCACCCTGTCGCACCCCGACGCCAGGGTCAAGAAGGAAGCCATCAAGGCGCTGTCGCGCCTCGACCATCCGTTCTCCGTCTCCGCCCTCGGGGAGCTGTGCTTCCACGCCGAGGAATCGGTGGCGCTGACCGCCGTGGCGGCGCTGTCGGCCAAGAAGGAACCCGAGGCCGTTCTCGCCCTCTACCGGCGCGCGGTTCGCAAGAGCATGTTCTACCCGAACTACCGGTTCGCGCAGGAAGCCATCGACTCCCTGCGCGCGATCGGGACCGACGAGGCGATCACCGCGCTCGACGAGATCATCCGGATGAAGGTGCTCTGGCATTCGCGCCGCTTCCGCGAGATGAAGCTTCACGCGCTCCGGGCCATCGCCAAGGTCGGAAGCAACCGGGCGAAGGAGGTCCTCCGGAGCTACTTGACCGACGAGGACGAGATGCTCCGCACCGAATCGAAGCGGTCGCTGCGCCGCTTCGAGCCCTAA